The following DNA comes from Brienomyrus brachyistius isolate T26 chromosome 16, BBRACH_0.4, whole genome shotgun sequence.
ACACCGAGCACGCCAAGAGGAAGACTGTGACCGCCATGGACGTGGTGTATGCTCTGAAGCGTCAGGGTCGCACCCTGTACGGGTTCGGCGGCTAAACATTTTTTGCTTAATCAAATTAAATCCAAAGGCTCTTTTAAGAGCCGCCCAATTCATCTCTAAAGAGCTTTTGTCTCGTGTCTGTCATAAACCGTTCAAAAATGATTCTCATTCCTTTCGTTTGTGAAAGGATATGTAGTGTAATTACAACTTGGTATTGGTGTATTATACAGTGGCAGTGACATATGTATTTTTCCTTTATTTGGAGTTGAGGGATACTGGCAATGCTTCACAAAAATCGTCCATGTGTTTAAGTTCGGAAGATAACATATTTCATTATCCAATTGTATGCCCTTGGTGCACTATCTGTTAACTATTAATTATACGAAGAACCAATAGCGAAAAACCAAAcgtattttataataaaagtaATACACGTAGACATTTTATTTGTATGGGAATGTGTATTACAAAGAATCCTATGTATTCATCTTGAATGAAAACGTATGCATCAGTCAGAAAATTtccgcattcacagatcttttgtTCAGATAATGTTTTAAAGCCGTAGCAGGATTGGACCAATGGGATTTGAATGGCAATTAGGCGGGCTATGAACATCCAATGAAAATATTCCTACCTCTAACACTCAATTTGCAAACCGTCCGTATATGAGGGGGACTTGGGACAAACTACAGATTACTTGTTTTTGCGATAGTATTCTGAACATGCCTGAGCCAGCGAAGTCAGCCCCAAAGAAGGGCTCAAAGAAGGCCGTTACTAAGACGGCAGGCAAGGGAGGCAAGAAGCGTAAGAGGTCAAGGAAGGAGAGCTACGCTATCTATGTGTACAAGGTATTGAAGCAGGTCCACCCAGACACCGGTATTTCTTCCAAGGCTATGGGCATCATGAACTCTTTCGTGAACGACATCTTCGAGCGCATCGCCGGAGAGGCTTCCCGTCTTGCCCACTACAACAAGAGGTCAACCATCACCTCCAGGGAGATCCAGACTGCCGTGCGCCTCCTGCTCCCTGGTGAGCTGGCCAAGCACGCCGTGTCTGAAGGCACCAAGGCTGTGACCAAGTACACCAGCTCCAAGTAAAGCGCTCTGCTGGAGACCTCCACAATCAACGGCTCTTTTAAGAGCCACCCACTCTCTCGAAATAGACAGATTCTCCACATTGTGCTTTTAATGCATATCTTAGTCTCTCTGCTGCAACTAAATGTACGAGCTAATTCTCTTAATGTAGGGATGCCACgtctttgtcattttttaattgaaacatTCGTTTGTGCTTACGGAATTGTAGTCTTCCGAAAAACTGCTGCAGTATATTGTGGTTTGTGTGTACCTCTCCACAGAGCAGCACAAACGAAACCGAAATGAAGTCTTCTACTTCAACATCATGCTGAAATGCGGCTTGAAATTTATCACGAAAACGCAAAGCTTCCATAAGAAGCTATTCCTATGCAAAGATAAATTTAACAtaaatgaaattactttcttaCACTTCTGCAATCTGGTAGACGCAATAGAACCCTGTATACTCGCACAACCCGGCAGAGGAACGGTTTTTACCCCCCACCCATCACTTCTGAACTCTCGGCACTGATCTCGACCATTCTGATGCAATACCTTAAGATGTGCAAAATAcgtatttatatgtatttaaacCACTTGTCAAACTACCTCTCTGAAATGGTCACGCGCCAATTTACCAGCgccttttatttttatgtattttatttaaataaatatacgtgtatgtgtgtatatacattttattcTCGGATTCTATTTAATTGTAAGTTTTACTATGCATCTGCTGGCACGTTATGAACTAAATCTCATGTTTACAATGTCAGTAAAGCATCTTTATCTTTGATTTTAAAATCATCCTGTAAGGCCCATAAAGTAGATACTCGTTTTCTTTTCCCGGAAATCAACCTTTGATGTATTTCAGTAAGGTTATATACAATGTAAAATCTATTAAATGTAACTCTTAATTCGGAACAAAATCGGATGTTTTCTGTATCTTGTAGTAGCAGtattttggttattttaaaataaacgaAACAGTTCATTAATGAACAA
Coding sequences within:
- the LOC125710014 gene encoding histone H2B gives rise to the protein MPEPAKSAPKKGSKKAVTKTAGKGGKKRKRSRKESYAIYVYKVLKQVHPDTGISSKAMGIMNSFVNDIFERIAGEASRLAHYNKRSTITSREIQTAVRLLLPGELAKHAVSEGTKAVTKYTSSK